In one Pempheris klunzingeri isolate RE-2024b chromosome 8, fPemKlu1.hap1, whole genome shotgun sequence genomic region, the following are encoded:
- the LOC139205535 gene encoding focal adhesion kinase 1-like isoform X2 yields MASSSYLEPNHNHSTAGGCGVKSRSGMPGGTSVGTSGSAGGLERPPGSMDRVLKIFHYFETNSEPCTWASNIRHGDATDVRGVIQKIAEIHKLRCVSSLGLRLTHLHSDALHWLHPDLGVSHVREKYEKQHPQEEWRYELRIRYLPKGYLSHFSEDKPSLNYLYHQVKSDYMQHIADQVDQDVALKLGCLEIRRFFREMPGNALDKKSNYELLEKDVGLRRFFPKSLLDSLKAKTLRKQIQQTFKQFANLNDEQSIHKFFEIVSPIYRFDKECFKCALGSSWVISVELAIGPEEGISYLTDKGSTPTHLANFNQVQSIQYSALEEKDRKGMLQLNVAGAPEPLTVTTASLTTAENMADLIDGYCRLVSSATHSFIVRVHKEGDRALPSIPKVSNHERRMEKRMDGVRTRAVCVSETDDYAEIIDEEDTYTMPSTRDYEIQRDRIELGRCIGEGQFGDVHQGVYISPENPALSVAVKTCKNSTSDSVREKFLQEALTMRQFDHPHIVKLMGVITENPVWIIMELCTLGELRSFLQVRKYSLDLASLILYSYQLSTALAYLESKRFVHRDIAARNVLVSTVDCVKLGDFGLSRYMEDSSYYKASKGKLPIKWMAPESINFRRFTTASDVWMFGVCMWEILMFGIKPFQGVKNNDVIGRIENGERLAMPPQCPPTLYSLMTKCWSYDPSKRPRFTELKTQLSTILEEEKLQQKERNRMEMRRQVTVSWDSGGSDEAPPKPSRPGYPSPRSSEGFYPSSQHPGHYQMAGYPGPHTLPSVPSALYPPQAAMMETHHAHTHPRHHVHTHSHVQHLPQPHGHEMALWGAVMEDRAVDMQQCVGQQCLLMEEQLMIQQQQMEEDQRWLEQEERLLKPDSRSSRGSLDREEGGLQPPTGNQHIYQPVGKAEHAAPPKKPPRPGAQSQVGGLACLNTADSYNDGVKLQPQEISPPPTANLDRSNDKVYENVTGLVKAVIEMSSKIQPAPPEEYVPMVKDVGLALRTLLATVDETLPQLPASTHREIEMAQKLLNSDLAELIGKMKLAQQYVMTSLQQDYKKQMLTAAHALAVDAKNLLDVIDQSRLKMMAQSRPH; encoded by the exons ATGGCGTCGTCTTCCTACTTGGAACCCAACCACAATCACTCCACGGCGGGTGGTTGTGGGGTTAAATCCCGTTCTGGGATGCCTGGTGGTACCAGTGTTGGTACCAGCGGCTCTGCTGGAGGCCTTGAGCGACCCCCAGGCTCCATGGACCGAGTTCTGAAGATCTTCCATTACTTTGAGACAAACAGCGAACCGTGCACCTGGGCTAGTAATATCAGGCATGGAGACGCTACAGATGTCAGG GGTGTTATCCAGAAGATAGCAGAGATCCACAAATTGCGCTGTGTGTCTTCTCTGGGCCTCCGTCTGACCCATCTGCACTCCGATGCACTCCATTGGTTACACCCTGATTTGGGCGTGTCTCATGTCAGGGAGAAATATGAGAAACAGCATCCCCAGGAGGAGTGGAG GTATGAGTTGCGGATACGGTACCTTCCTAAAGGTTACCTCAGCCATTTCTCTGAGGACAAACCCTCTCTCAACTACCTCTATCACCAG GTAAAGAGTGACTACATGCAGCATATAGCTGATCAGGTGGATCAAGACGTTGCTTTGAAACTGGGCTGTTTGGAAATTAG GAGGTTCTTCAGAGAGATGCCAGGCAACGCCCTGGATAAGAAATCCAATTATGAACTACTAGA GAAAGACGTTGGTTTGAGAAGGTTCTTCCCCAAAAGCCTGCTGGACTCCCTGAAG GCGAAGACTCTTCGTAAGCAGATCCAGCAGACATTTAAGCAGTTTGCCAACCTCAATGATGAGCAGAGCATCCACAAGTTCTTTGAAATAGTCTCTCCCATCTACCGCTTCGACAAAGAGTGCTTCAAATGTGCTTTGGGG tCTAGTTGGGTAATATCAGTAGAGTTGGCTATTGGACCAGAGGAAGGAATCAGCTACCTCACAGATAAGGGCTCAACG cctACACACTTAGCTAACTTTAACCAGGTTCAGTCCATCCAGTACTCTGCTTtggaagagaaagacaggaaaggCATGCTGCAGCTCAATGTAGCAGGAGCTCCagag ccccTCACGGTCACCACAGCATCGCTGACCACAGCAGAAAACATGGCTGACTTGATTGACGGCTACTGTCGACTCGTGTCCTCGGCTACTCATTCCTTCATTGTCAGAGTCCACAAAG AAGGGGACAGAGCTCTGCCTTCCATCCCCAA AGTTTCAAATCATGAGAGGCGGATGGAAAAACGGATGGACGGAGTACGGACCAGAGCTGTTTGTGTCTCAG AAACGGATGACTATGCTGAGATCATAGATGAAGAGGACACCTATACCATGCCTTCAA CACGGGACTATGAGATTCAGCGGGATCGTATAGAGTTGGGACGCTGCATAGGGGAGGGTCAGTTTGGAGACGTTCATCAAGGAGTCTACATCAGCCCG GAGAACCCAGCGCTGTCTGTGGCAGTGAAGACCTGTAAGAACTCAACGTCAGACAGCGTCAGGGAAAAGTTTCTCCAAGAAGCAT TGACCATGCGTCAGTTTGACCACCCACACATCGTGAAGCTGATGGGAGTCATCACAGAGAATCCAGTCTGGATCATCATGGAGCTCTGCACACTCGGAGAG TTACGGTCATTTCTCCAGGTGAGGAAGTACAGTCTAGACTTGGCCTCTCTCATCTTGTACTCCTACCAGCTCAGCACAGCGCTGGCATATCTGGAGAGCAAACGCTTTGTACACAG GGATATCGCAGCGCGGAACGTGCTGGTGTCTACAGTCGACTGTGTAAAACTGGGAGATTTTGGTTTGTCACGATACATGGAGGATAGCTCTTATTACaaag CATCTAAAGGTAAACTGCCTATTAAATGGATGGCTCCAGAATCCATCAACTTCAGACGATTTACCACAGCCAGTGATGTCTGGATGTTTG GCGTCTGTATGTGGGAGATCCTAATGTTTGGCATCAAGCCTTTCCAGGGTGTGAAAAACAACGACGTCATCGGCAGGATAGAGAACGGCGAGCGACTGGCTATGCCCCCCCAGTGTCCTCCTACTCTCTACAGCCTGATGACAAAGTGTTGGTCGTATGACCCCAGCAAGAGGCCACGATTCACTGAACTCAAAACACAACTGAG CACTATATTAGAAGAGGAGAAGCTCCAGCAGAAGGAGAGGAACAGGATGGAGATGAGGAGACAGGTCACTGTTTCGTGGGACTCTGGAGGGTCTGATGAAGCACCACCAAAA cCGAGTAGACCAGGTTATCCCAGTCCTCGCTCGAGTGAAGGTTTTTACCCCAGTTCCCAACATCCTGGACACTATCAG ATGGCAGGATACCCCGGCCCTCACACCCTCCCCTCAGTGCCCAGCGCCCTGTACCCGCCACAGGCTGCCATGATGGAGACACAccatgcgcacacacaccccCGCCAccacgtccacacacactcgcacgTACAGCACCTTCCCCAGCCACATGGGCATGAAATGGCACTATGGGGTGCTGTGATGGAG gacagGGCAGTAGACATGCAGCAGTGTGTAGGCCAGCAGTGCCTGTTAATGGAGGAACAGCTGATGATACAACAacagcagatggaggaggacCAGAGGTggctggagcaggaggaaaggctgctg aaacCAGACTCTAGAAGTTCTAGAGGGAGTTTGGACAGAGAAGAAGGTGGACTCCAACCACCG acaGGAAACCAGCACATATACCAGCCAGTCGGCAAAGCAG AGCATGCAGCTCCCCCAAAGAAACCCCCTCGACCCGGGGCCCAGAGCCAAGTGGGCGGTCTGGCCTGTCTGAATACTGCAGACAGTTACAACGACGGAgtcaag CTGCAGCCCCAAGAGATAAGTCCACCCCCCACTGCCAATCTGGACCGCTCCAACGACAAGGTGTACGAGAACGTGACAGGATTGGTCAAAGCTGTGATCGAGATGTCTAGCAAGATTCAGCCGGCTCCTCCTGAGGAATACGTTCCCATGGTCAAG
- the LOC139205535 gene encoding focal adhesion kinase 1-like isoform X1, giving the protein MASSSYLEPNHNHSTAGGCGVKSRSGMPGGTSVGTSGSAGGLERPPGSMDRVLKIFHYFETNSEPCTWASNIRHGDATDVRGVIQKIAEIHKLRCVSSLGLRLTHLHSDALHWLHPDLGVSHVREKYEKQHPQEEWRYELRIRYLPKGYLSHFSEDKPSLNYLYHQVKSDYMQHIADQVDQDVALKLGCLEIRRFFREMPGNALDKKSNYELLEKDVGLRRFFPKSLLDSLKAKTLRKQIQQTFKQFANLNDEQSIHKFFEIVSPIYRFDKECFKCALGSSWVISVELAIGPEEGISYLTDKGSTPTHLANFNQVQSIQYSALEEKDRKGMLQLNVAGAPEPLTVTTASLTTAENMADLIDGYCRLVSSATHSFIVRVHKEGDRALPSIPKVSNHERRMEKRMDGVRTRAVCVSGHTSGDETDDYAEIIDEEDTYTMPSTRDYEIQRDRIELGRCIGEGQFGDVHQGVYISPENPALSVAVKTCKNSTSDSVREKFLQEALTMRQFDHPHIVKLMGVITENPVWIIMELCTLGELRSFLQVRKYSLDLASLILYSYQLSTALAYLESKRFVHRDIAARNVLVSTVDCVKLGDFGLSRYMEDSSYYKASKGKLPIKWMAPESINFRRFTTASDVWMFGVCMWEILMFGIKPFQGVKNNDVIGRIENGERLAMPPQCPPTLYSLMTKCWSYDPSKRPRFTELKTQLSTILEEEKLQQKERNRMEMRRQVTVSWDSGGSDEAPPKPSRPGYPSPRSSEGFYPSSQHPGHYQMAGYPGPHTLPSVPSALYPPQAAMMETHHAHTHPRHHVHTHSHVQHLPQPHGHEMALWGAVMEDRAVDMQQCVGQQCLLMEEQLMIQQQQMEEDQRWLEQEERLLKPDSRSSRGSLDREEGGLQPPTGNQHIYQPVGKAEHAAPPKKPPRPGAQSQVGGLACLNTADSYNDGVKLQPQEISPPPTANLDRSNDKVYENVTGLVKAVIEMSSKIQPAPPEEYVPMVKDVGLALRTLLATVDETLPQLPASTHREIEMAQKLLNSDLAELIGKMKLAQQYVMTSLQQDYKKQMLTAAHALAVDAKNLLDVIDQSRLKMMAQSRPH; this is encoded by the exons ATGGCGTCGTCTTCCTACTTGGAACCCAACCACAATCACTCCACGGCGGGTGGTTGTGGGGTTAAATCCCGTTCTGGGATGCCTGGTGGTACCAGTGTTGGTACCAGCGGCTCTGCTGGAGGCCTTGAGCGACCCCCAGGCTCCATGGACCGAGTTCTGAAGATCTTCCATTACTTTGAGACAAACAGCGAACCGTGCACCTGGGCTAGTAATATCAGGCATGGAGACGCTACAGATGTCAGG GGTGTTATCCAGAAGATAGCAGAGATCCACAAATTGCGCTGTGTGTCTTCTCTGGGCCTCCGTCTGACCCATCTGCACTCCGATGCACTCCATTGGTTACACCCTGATTTGGGCGTGTCTCATGTCAGGGAGAAATATGAGAAACAGCATCCCCAGGAGGAGTGGAG GTATGAGTTGCGGATACGGTACCTTCCTAAAGGTTACCTCAGCCATTTCTCTGAGGACAAACCCTCTCTCAACTACCTCTATCACCAG GTAAAGAGTGACTACATGCAGCATATAGCTGATCAGGTGGATCAAGACGTTGCTTTGAAACTGGGCTGTTTGGAAATTAG GAGGTTCTTCAGAGAGATGCCAGGCAACGCCCTGGATAAGAAATCCAATTATGAACTACTAGA GAAAGACGTTGGTTTGAGAAGGTTCTTCCCCAAAAGCCTGCTGGACTCCCTGAAG GCGAAGACTCTTCGTAAGCAGATCCAGCAGACATTTAAGCAGTTTGCCAACCTCAATGATGAGCAGAGCATCCACAAGTTCTTTGAAATAGTCTCTCCCATCTACCGCTTCGACAAAGAGTGCTTCAAATGTGCTTTGGGG tCTAGTTGGGTAATATCAGTAGAGTTGGCTATTGGACCAGAGGAAGGAATCAGCTACCTCACAGATAAGGGCTCAACG cctACACACTTAGCTAACTTTAACCAGGTTCAGTCCATCCAGTACTCTGCTTtggaagagaaagacaggaaaggCATGCTGCAGCTCAATGTAGCAGGAGCTCCagag ccccTCACGGTCACCACAGCATCGCTGACCACAGCAGAAAACATGGCTGACTTGATTGACGGCTACTGTCGACTCGTGTCCTCGGCTACTCATTCCTTCATTGTCAGAGTCCACAAAG AAGGGGACAGAGCTCTGCCTTCCATCCCCAA AGTTTCAAATCATGAGAGGCGGATGGAAAAACGGATGGACGGAGTACGGACCAGAGCTGTTTGTGTCTCAG GTCACACTAGTGGCGATG AAACGGATGACTATGCTGAGATCATAGATGAAGAGGACACCTATACCATGCCTTCAA CACGGGACTATGAGATTCAGCGGGATCGTATAGAGTTGGGACGCTGCATAGGGGAGGGTCAGTTTGGAGACGTTCATCAAGGAGTCTACATCAGCCCG GAGAACCCAGCGCTGTCTGTGGCAGTGAAGACCTGTAAGAACTCAACGTCAGACAGCGTCAGGGAAAAGTTTCTCCAAGAAGCAT TGACCATGCGTCAGTTTGACCACCCACACATCGTGAAGCTGATGGGAGTCATCACAGAGAATCCAGTCTGGATCATCATGGAGCTCTGCACACTCGGAGAG TTACGGTCATTTCTCCAGGTGAGGAAGTACAGTCTAGACTTGGCCTCTCTCATCTTGTACTCCTACCAGCTCAGCACAGCGCTGGCATATCTGGAGAGCAAACGCTTTGTACACAG GGATATCGCAGCGCGGAACGTGCTGGTGTCTACAGTCGACTGTGTAAAACTGGGAGATTTTGGTTTGTCACGATACATGGAGGATAGCTCTTATTACaaag CATCTAAAGGTAAACTGCCTATTAAATGGATGGCTCCAGAATCCATCAACTTCAGACGATTTACCACAGCCAGTGATGTCTGGATGTTTG GCGTCTGTATGTGGGAGATCCTAATGTTTGGCATCAAGCCTTTCCAGGGTGTGAAAAACAACGACGTCATCGGCAGGATAGAGAACGGCGAGCGACTGGCTATGCCCCCCCAGTGTCCTCCTACTCTCTACAGCCTGATGACAAAGTGTTGGTCGTATGACCCCAGCAAGAGGCCACGATTCACTGAACTCAAAACACAACTGAG CACTATATTAGAAGAGGAGAAGCTCCAGCAGAAGGAGAGGAACAGGATGGAGATGAGGAGACAGGTCACTGTTTCGTGGGACTCTGGAGGGTCTGATGAAGCACCACCAAAA cCGAGTAGACCAGGTTATCCCAGTCCTCGCTCGAGTGAAGGTTTTTACCCCAGTTCCCAACATCCTGGACACTATCAG ATGGCAGGATACCCCGGCCCTCACACCCTCCCCTCAGTGCCCAGCGCCCTGTACCCGCCACAGGCTGCCATGATGGAGACACAccatgcgcacacacaccccCGCCAccacgtccacacacactcgcacgTACAGCACCTTCCCCAGCCACATGGGCATGAAATGGCACTATGGGGTGCTGTGATGGAG gacagGGCAGTAGACATGCAGCAGTGTGTAGGCCAGCAGTGCCTGTTAATGGAGGAACAGCTGATGATACAACAacagcagatggaggaggacCAGAGGTggctggagcaggaggaaaggctgctg aaacCAGACTCTAGAAGTTCTAGAGGGAGTTTGGACAGAGAAGAAGGTGGACTCCAACCACCG acaGGAAACCAGCACATATACCAGCCAGTCGGCAAAGCAG AGCATGCAGCTCCCCCAAAGAAACCCCCTCGACCCGGGGCCCAGAGCCAAGTGGGCGGTCTGGCCTGTCTGAATACTGCAGACAGTTACAACGACGGAgtcaag CTGCAGCCCCAAGAGATAAGTCCACCCCCCACTGCCAATCTGGACCGCTCCAACGACAAGGTGTACGAGAACGTGACAGGATTGGTCAAAGCTGTGATCGAGATGTCTAGCAAGATTCAGCCGGCTCCTCCTGAGGAATACGTTCCCATGGTCAAG